A single region of the Mesorhizobium sp. NZP2077 genome encodes:
- a CDS encoding Tn3 family transposase codes for MGRRRLVNAAEAKVLFGFPADEDNLLRHYTLDPIDRLECEVRRRAHNKLGFAIQLCVMRHTGRLLGEDEQPHATVIRYLADQLTVDSRDYAIYARRVQTRFEHRRFLTEHLSLHIANKNDRRAALLAAIDAAAAGDKGHPIVTAVISAFRQRGALLPSQAAIETIGLAGRAIARRRAEITLLEDIAAEKLEALDALLHVDPAIGQTRFHWLRSAPDAPGASNLIGLTERIAFLHTLEIDPQLQARISSGRWDQLIREGDATPAWLATDFGANRRRSTIVAQIIKLGKKLTDDAVTMFIKLMGRLFSQANNRKKQRHMDARPETSKILRMFLDTISALQAANDNGDDAIETLDREVGWPRLLRMKPELAAMVEDNEASPLALAAEQYATVHKYAGAFLQALTFRSTRRHDPLLAAVGVLKRLYSERRRTLPERVPITHLRQADRKLIFGQEKPDRRLYEIATLATLRDRLRSVDVWVDGSRSFRPIDEHLMPRPTFTAMKEEDRLGLGVQVDGAAWLAEARQMLDFNLKRLAYRARAGKLEGVRLEGGTLIVSPTVGEVPSAAEDLNAEISDMFPQIEVPDLLREVHEWTGFADQFTHVRTGDAPQNVSAMLAGVLADATNLGPKRMASASKGISAHRIGWMRTFHARSETYRAAQACVTDTHSRHPYSRLWGNGTTASSDGQFFRASDRAAKRGDVNLHYGSEPGSKFYSHLSDQYGYFSILPISPTESEAAYVLDGLFDQDTILDIQEHFTDTGGASDHVFGLFALIGKRFAPRLRNLRDRKFHTFEKGDAYPALTNHIGAPINTTLILDHWDDLLHLAASITTRAVVPSTILKKLSASPKESQLARALGELGRIERSLFMIEWYSSPALRRRCQAGLNKGEAAHKLKRPVFFHERGEIRDRSFESQAFRASGLNLVVSAIVHWNTVYLDRAVAHLKQAGKNIPDTLLKHISPLSWEHINLTGIYAWDTERQMPEGFRLLRLPARRLRAA; via the coding sequence ATGGGCCGAAGAAGGCTGGTCAATGCGGCGGAGGCAAAGGTTCTTTTTGGCTTCCCGGCTGACGAGGATAATCTGCTCCGGCACTATACTCTCGATCCAATTGACAGGTTGGAATGTGAGGTGCGTCGCCGCGCGCATAATAAACTGGGCTTCGCCATCCAGCTTTGCGTCATGCGGCATACTGGGCGTCTCTTGGGAGAAGACGAGCAGCCTCATGCGACGGTCATCCGCTACTTGGCCGACCAGCTCACCGTAGACTCGCGTGATTACGCCATCTATGCGCGTCGGGTGCAGACACGTTTCGAGCACAGGCGTTTCCTGACCGAACATCTCAGCCTTCACATAGCCAACAAGAACGACCGGCGTGCAGCACTTCTGGCTGCTATCGACGCAGCGGCTGCCGGGGATAAGGGGCACCCGATCGTCACGGCGGTGATATCTGCGTTTCGGCAGCGCGGTGCGCTACTCCCTTCTCAGGCGGCGATCGAGACGATCGGATTGGCCGGTCGCGCCATTGCACGCCGACGCGCAGAAATCACACTCCTCGAAGATATCGCCGCCGAGAAGTTGGAAGCGCTCGACGCTCTGCTCCACGTCGATCCGGCTATTGGTCAAACGCGATTCCATTGGCTGCGATCAGCGCCAGACGCGCCCGGTGCTTCGAACCTAATTGGACTGACCGAACGAATTGCCTTCCTGCACACGCTCGAAATCGATCCTCAATTGCAGGCGCGTATTTCATCTGGACGCTGGGACCAGCTCATTCGGGAGGGCGACGCCACTCCTGCGTGGCTCGCCACAGATTTCGGTGCAAATCGCCGGCGTTCGACGATCGTGGCGCAGATCATCAAGCTCGGTAAGAAACTCACCGACGATGCCGTAACGATGTTCATCAAGCTGATGGGTCGGTTGTTCTCGCAAGCCAACAATCGCAAAAAACAGCGGCACATGGACGCTCGGCCGGAGACCTCAAAGATTCTGCGGATGTTCCTCGATACGATATCCGCCCTCCAGGCGGCGAATGATAATGGCGATGATGCGATCGAGACACTCGACCGCGAAGTTGGCTGGCCTCGACTGCTTCGGATGAAGCCCGAGCTTGCCGCTATGGTCGAAGACAACGAGGCTTCACCTCTGGCCTTAGCAGCCGAGCAGTATGCGACCGTCCACAAATATGCGGGTGCGTTCCTGCAGGCGTTGACGTTCCGCTCGACCCGCCGACACGATCCACTTCTTGCGGCGGTCGGTGTGCTGAAACGCCTCTACTCGGAGAGGCGCCGGACACTCCCGGAGCGCGTCCCGATCACGCACCTCCGCCAAGCCGATCGGAAACTCATCTTCGGACAGGAAAAGCCCGATCGGCGTCTTTATGAAATTGCAACACTCGCCACATTGCGAGACAGGCTTCGTTCGGTCGATGTCTGGGTCGACGGCAGCCGCTCGTTCCGCCCGATCGATGAGCACCTCATGCCTCGACCAACTTTCACTGCAATGAAGGAAGAAGACCGACTCGGCCTTGGCGTACAAGTTGATGGAGCGGCCTGGTTGGCTGAAGCTCGCCAAATGCTGGACTTCAACCTCAAACGCCTTGCCTATCGGGCACGAGCCGGAAAGCTCGAAGGGGTTCGTCTTGAAGGCGGGACGCTGATCGTTTCGCCGACCGTCGGCGAGGTTCCTTCCGCTGCAGAAGATTTGAACGCCGAAATAAGTGACATGTTTCCGCAAATCGAGGTGCCCGATCTGCTGAGAGAAGTGCATGAATGGACCGGGTTCGCCGACCAGTTCACCCACGTCCGAACTGGGGATGCGCCGCAGAACGTATCCGCCATGCTGGCCGGCGTTCTGGCTGACGCGACCAACCTCGGTCCGAAGCGGATGGCCAGTGCTTCAAAGGGCATCAGCGCTCATCGGATCGGCTGGATGCGCACCTTCCACGCTCGATCAGAGACGTATCGCGCAGCGCAAGCCTGCGTGACAGATACACACAGCCGCCATCCGTACTCTCGTCTGTGGGGCAACGGAACGACAGCTTCATCCGACGGGCAGTTCTTCCGGGCAAGTGATCGAGCCGCCAAACGCGGTGACGTCAATCTACATTACGGCAGCGAGCCGGGATCGAAGTTCTACAGCCACCTGTCTGACCAGTATGGCTACTTCAGCATCTTGCCCATCAGCCCGACGGAAAGCGAGGCTGCCTATGTGCTCGACGGCCTGTTCGATCAGGACACGATCCTCGATATCCAGGAGCATTTCACCGACACAGGCGGCGCAAGCGATCACGTGTTCGGGTTGTTCGCTCTGATCGGCAAGCGGTTCGCGCCTCGGCTACGCAATCTGAGGGATCGGAAGTTTCACACATTCGAGAAAGGCGACGCCTATCCTGCGCTAACCAATCACATCGGTGCGCCGATCAACACGACATTGATCCTCGATCACTGGGATGATCTGCTTCATCTTGCGGCGTCGATCACCACCCGCGCCGTTGTGCCCTCGACAATTCTGAAGAAGCTCTCGGCGTCTCCGAAGGAAAGCCAACTCGCGAGGGCTCTGGGGGAACTGGGCCGCATCGAGCGATCGTTGTTCATGATCGAGTGGTACTCGAGCCCGGCACTGCGACGGCGCTGTCAGGCTGGCCTCAACAAGGGCGAGGCTGCGCACAAACTCAAGCGCCCCGTGTTCTTCCATGAGCGAGGCGAAATCCGTGACCGATCGTTCGAAAGCCAGGCCTTCCGCGCATCCGGCCTCAATCTCGTCGTCAGCGCGATCGTGCACTGGAATACGGTCTATCTCGACCGTGCTGTCGCGCATCTGAAGCAAGCGGGCAAAAACATTCCCGACACGCTGCTGAAGCACATCTCGCCGCTCAGTTGGGAACACATCAATCTTACAGGCATCTATGCCTGGGATACCGAGCGTCAAATGCCCGAAGGCTTCCGGTTGCTCAGACTGCCTGCGCGCCGACTTCGCGCAGCTTGA
- a CDS encoding ATP-binding protein — MTSVSVGVEPYFGAFILETLTVGMYGESRNAIREYVQNGFDSIQRAVEDLDILPAGAGKVTVSFHDNFVGLTIRDNGAGLSVDIAASTLASIGASRKDYRTDAGFRGIGRLAGIVFANTLTFRTKATGEPKQTTVTFKAAKMRELMSPAMGSTLTADALLRQCVTVEIEDVDKTLPSFFEVVLDGFTSPPEECLKSDLMARFLSQVAPVPFAPDFPFVAQILDHAAEGGIGIPQVNVILEEPGEEPKLIYKPYGKTYSVEGGADLTPLVKVTPFFSSSKTWWAWVGFKDVPGSYLEAEYRGLRVRAKNIQIDGTDVVRQIFQQRAKSNARYQDWFVGEIYVDLKAVIPNARRDGFEETKSWQDMQKEIANSVCKDLGSAAQEISNEAQLTLQKLTEKAEGYFESYESLKAASFKNKDKVITLSAEITKIQGQIARASRNADTPTLASFRHLGSRLADAKTEAISQLAEPAPVFDVEQREQEIQERVLEELMVVFAERLATPCLNSVRALVKDVFDWSPS; from the coding sequence ATGACTAGTGTCTCGGTCGGCGTCGAGCCGTATTTTGGTGCCTTCATCCTGGAAACGCTGACTGTCGGAATGTACGGGGAATCTCGTAACGCGATACGAGAATATGTCCAAAACGGCTTCGACTCGATACAGCGAGCAGTGGAAGATCTCGATATCCTCCCGGCTGGGGCGGGCAAGGTTACTGTCAGTTTCCACGATAATTTCGTGGGTCTCACCATTCGCGACAATGGAGCGGGGCTTTCGGTTGACATCGCTGCGTCCACCCTTGCTTCCATCGGAGCTTCCCGGAAAGATTATCGGACGGACGCGGGTTTTCGAGGCATTGGCCGATTGGCCGGCATCGTTTTTGCCAACACCTTGACGTTCCGGACAAAGGCAACCGGCGAGCCAAAGCAGACGACCGTTACCTTCAAAGCCGCTAAAATGCGCGAGCTGATGTCGCCTGCAATGGGCAGCACGCTTACCGCAGATGCGCTGCTGAGACAGTGCGTCACGGTTGAGATCGAGGATGTCGATAAAACGCTGCCATCGTTCTTCGAGGTCGTGCTTGATGGCTTTACCTCGCCTCCTGAGGAATGCTTGAAATCGGACCTAATGGCTCGCTTCCTGTCGCAAGTGGCTCCCGTTCCGTTCGCGCCTGACTTTCCATTCGTGGCGCAGATCCTCGACCATGCGGCAGAAGGAGGGATCGGTATTCCGCAGGTCAACGTGATACTTGAGGAACCGGGTGAGGAGCCAAAGCTGATCTACAAACCTTACGGCAAGACGTACAGCGTTGAAGGCGGTGCCGACCTCACACCTCTGGTGAAGGTCACGCCGTTTTTCTCCTCATCGAAGACTTGGTGGGCATGGGTTGGCTTCAAAGACGTGCCCGGCTCTTATCTGGAGGCAGAGTACCGAGGCCTGCGTGTACGCGCCAAGAATATTCAGATCGACGGTACCGACGTCGTTCGCCAAATTTTTCAGCAAAGGGCGAAGTCCAACGCTCGATATCAGGACTGGTTCGTGGGCGAAATCTATGTCGACCTCAAAGCCGTGATCCCGAACGCACGGCGTGATGGTTTTGAGGAAACGAAAAGTTGGCAGGACATGCAGAAGGAAATCGCAAACTCCGTCTGTAAGGACCTGGGTTCCGCGGCGCAGGAAATTTCCAATGAAGCACAGTTGACCCTGCAAAAGCTGACCGAGAAGGCAGAAGGGTATTTTGAGAGCTATGAAAGTTTAAAAGCGGCATCGTTCAAAAACAAAGACAAGGTGATAACGCTATCAGCGGAAATCACCAAAATCCAAGGGCAGATTGCGCGGGCATCGAGAAACGCTGATACACCGACGCTTGCCTCTTTCCGCCACCTTGGATCGCGTCTCGCCGATGCCAAAACCGAAGCGATATCCCAGCTGGCCGAGCCAGCGCCGGTGTTCGATGTCGAACAGCGCGAACAAGAGATTCAGGAAAGAGTCCTCGAGGAATTGATGGTGGTATTCGCTGAACGTTTGGCCACGCCGTGCCTGAACTCAGTTCGCGCTTTGGTTAAAGATGTGTTCGACTGGTCGCCTTCGTGA
- a CDS encoding SMC-Scp complex subunit ScpB yields MQRVEATIFAASDPVGRETLARVVGKSCSIDLLIDDIREELRGRPYDLVAVAGGWKHLTRPAYADAIRSAFGTAGGGSGRAKDLTQSEVLVLMCIGYFQPITRGELSSFFGKEISRDFIGHLRSAGLIASGPRSPTSGAPYTYVTTKEFLLEFGLDTLRDLPDFEALEDAGLLSKEKLLAGDIPTGLSSGEGDGDEEDASVNSEGIGLGT; encoded by the coding sequence ATGCAGCGCGTCGAGGCCACCATCTTCGCCGCCAGTGACCCGGTCGGCCGCGAGACGCTGGCGCGCGTCGTCGGAAAAAGCTGCAGCATCGACCTGTTGATCGACGATATCCGTGAAGAGCTGCGCGGCCGGCCATACGATCTGGTCGCTGTCGCCGGCGGCTGGAAGCACCTGACGCGGCCGGCCTACGCCGACGCCATCCGCAGCGCATTTGGCACAGCGGGCGGCGGCAGTGGGCGTGCCAAAGACCTCACGCAGTCAGAGGTGCTGGTGCTGATGTGCATCGGCTACTTCCAGCCGATCACGCGGGGAGAATTGTCGTCGTTTTTCGGCAAGGAGATCAGTCGCGATTTTATTGGTCATCTCCGCAGTGCCGGCTTGATCGCTTCCGGTCCGCGCAGCCCGACGTCGGGCGCGCCCTACACCTACGTCACGACGAAAGAATTTCTGCTGGAGTTCGGGCTCGACACGCTGCGAGACCTGCCGGATTTCGAGGCACTTGAAGATGCCGGATTGCTGTCGAAGGAAAAGCTGCTGGCTGGAGATATTCCGACCGGGCTGAGCAGCGGGGAGGGCGACGGCGACGAGGAAGATGCAAGCGTTAATAGCGAGGGTATCGGGCTTGGTACCTGA
- a CDS encoding cyclic GMP-AMP synthase DncV-like nucleotidyltransferase, with amino-acid sequence MFDCHDDMTAFHNTEVQLPKDERDTMRDRRNTNRKRLKDGLKRDEEPSPVGCRTQGSYAMRTMTQHAELDYDIDDGVYFDKDKLVGPRGADKTAADAKEMVRKAVHDDKFKKAPEVLKNCVRIYYDLGYHVDVPVYRRFEENQEYVYELASTDWKKSDPMAVTAWFKDENKAQSPDQLNGGQMRRVVKLMKAFARSRESWRSQIAPGFMITKLVTERFSKNSDHDDVSLRRTMENVHSRLEGSLEVDHPVVYGAKLTRGPDDSRAKLLRDKLKWAIDELAVLDDADCSQADARKAWDKVFKTEFFTDRGATKKAEAVVTSAAILRGDYAEAGREAVDKRGGGRYG; translated from the coding sequence ATGTTTGATTGCCACGACGATATGACGGCGTTCCACAACACCGAAGTGCAGTTGCCGAAGGACGAACGCGACACGATGCGCGACCGGCGCAACACGAACCGCAAACGGTTGAAAGACGGGCTGAAGAGAGATGAGGAACCTTCACCGGTCGGATGCCGGACTCAAGGGTCCTATGCGATGCGCACGATGACCCAGCATGCCGAGCTCGATTATGACATCGATGATGGGGTCTATTTCGATAAGGATAAGCTGGTTGGACCGCGCGGTGCCGACAAGACAGCAGCCGACGCGAAGGAAATGGTGCGTAAGGCGGTCCATGACGACAAGTTCAAAAAGGCCCCGGAGGTGCTGAAGAACTGCGTTCGCATCTACTACGATCTTGGCTACCACGTTGACGTTCCTGTCTACCGACGCTTCGAGGAGAACCAGGAGTATGTCTACGAGCTGGCTAGCACGGATTGGAAAAAGTCCGATCCGATGGCTGTGACGGCTTGGTTCAAAGACGAAAACAAGGCGCAGAGCCCCGACCAGCTCAACGGTGGGCAGATGCGCCGCGTCGTCAAGCTCATGAAGGCGTTTGCCCGTAGCCGGGAATCGTGGCGTAGCCAGATTGCCCCCGGGTTCATGATCACCAAGCTTGTCACCGAGCGGTTTTCCAAGAACTCTGACCACGACGACGTCTCGCTGCGACGGACGATGGAAAACGTCCATTCCCGGCTTGAAGGTAGCCTCGAGGTCGACCACCCCGTCGTTTATGGGGCCAAGCTCACACGCGGTCCAGACGACAGCCGTGCCAAGCTGCTGCGCGACAAACTCAAATGGGCGATCGACGAATTGGCTGTTCTCGACGATGCCGATTGCAGTCAAGCAGATGCGCGCAAGGCTTGGGACAAGGTCTTCAAGACAGAATTCTTCACTGACCGCGGCGCCACCAAGAAGGCCGAGGCCGTGGTGACGTCCGCGGCGATCCTGCGCGGAGATTACGCCGAGGCGGGCAGGGAAGCGGTCGATAAGCGCGGTGGCGGACGGTATGGCTGA
- a CDS encoding ThiF family adenylyltransferase: protein MAEARPLLAELHDQALVALDAYFQAFSATRMDAAQLTAIQSLVAAAGWQFSVSFDDGRILKLAIVVPAAFPFAPPRLFVVDGPGLLQWPHLEENGLLCVYPSQTSFSTERPVAVVHALLQEGVAMIEQNLAGNTAADFRAEFVSYWNRSVETAPRVLSLVEARGDSRAVYIWKGQKDHVVADSEAELRRWLGHRFGSSAKAAKYDATKALLLWLPAVPLPADFPKNGADIRRLVAGDAAALELLGKAIVDETIDEVLLGVKTATGTGFGSVKLMMPPKQDGVGRKHDPINRGFRPGRLPLKFALQRGLAPASKVRRYLVQRVDHEWIHGRDHDARQTVLKGKRVVIIGNGSLGSTLAELVAKAGIGNLHLIDGEVVEWENIGRHVLGAQSVGTFKSVQLAGYVRANLPHLQAVEASPEVAEAIDVERLRDADMIVATTGVWQVDSLLNHLQQSQGLPPVLYGWLEPNAAAAHAVYIPGQGGCLRCGMSDTGTPHLAVTRWPDDGIVAVPACGGAFTPYGPAELAWAHALLSGETIRCLLEPPGKPHHKIWIGQTANWVAQGGEVDPRWLDVMGDPGAGGMIRDRDWPAAADCPVCRKLAKAA, encoded by the coding sequence ATGGCTGAAGCCCGTCCGCTGCTGGCGGAGCTGCATGATCAGGCCCTTGTGGCCCTCGATGCATATTTTCAGGCTTTCAGTGCCACGCGGATGGATGCGGCTCAGCTCACGGCGATCCAGTCGCTTGTGGCTGCGGCCGGCTGGCAGTTCTCAGTTTCCTTCGACGATGGCCGGATATTGAAGCTGGCGATCGTGGTTCCGGCGGCATTTCCGTTCGCGCCGCCCCGGTTGTTTGTCGTTGATGGGCCAGGCCTTTTGCAATGGCCGCACCTGGAGGAAAACGGGCTGCTTTGCGTCTATCCTTCGCAAACCTCGTTCAGCACCGAGCGGCCGGTCGCTGTAGTCCACGCCTTGCTCCAAGAAGGCGTGGCTATGATCGAGCAGAACCTTGCCGGCAATACCGCTGCCGATTTTCGTGCCGAATTCGTATCCTACTGGAACCGCAGTGTGGAAACCGCGCCGCGTGTCTTGAGTCTGGTCGAGGCCAGGGGGGATTCTCGCGCGGTCTATATTTGGAAAGGCCAGAAAGACCATGTCGTCGCGGACAGCGAGGCCGAGCTGCGGCGATGGCTTGGTCACCGGTTTGGCTCATCCGCCAAGGCGGCCAAATATGATGCAACCAAGGCCCTTTTGTTGTGGTTGCCGGCTGTGCCGCTGCCAGCGGATTTCCCGAAGAACGGGGCTGACATAAGGCGTCTCGTCGCCGGAGACGCAGCCGCGCTGGAACTCTTGGGCAAAGCCATTGTGGATGAAACCATTGATGAGGTGCTGCTTGGTGTGAAGACGGCAACCGGCACCGGATTCGGCAGCGTCAAACTGATGATGCCCCCAAAGCAGGACGGCGTGGGACGCAAACACGATCCGATCAACCGGGGGTTTCGACCGGGGCGGTTGCCGCTGAAGTTTGCCCTTCAACGCGGACTGGCGCCTGCCAGCAAAGTTAGGCGCTACCTGGTCCAGCGCGTTGACCACGAGTGGATACATGGGCGCGATCATGATGCCCGCCAGACGGTCTTGAAGGGCAAGCGCGTCGTGATCATCGGCAACGGCTCGCTGGGCAGCACGCTGGCCGAGCTTGTTGCCAAGGCCGGTATCGGGAATCTCCATCTCATCGATGGTGAAGTGGTTGAATGGGAGAACATTGGCCGCCATGTTTTGGGAGCCCAGTCCGTCGGTACGTTCAAGAGTGTTCAGCTGGCAGGTTACGTGAGGGCGAACCTGCCACATCTTCAGGCGGTCGAGGCAAGCCCGGAGGTGGCTGAGGCGATTGACGTCGAACGCCTGCGTGACGCCGACATGATTGTCGCGACGACGGGTGTCTGGCAAGTCGACAGTCTGCTCAACCATCTCCAGCAGAGCCAAGGGCTCCCGCCTGTTCTTTACGGTTGGCTTGAGCCCAATGCGGCGGCCGCGCATGCCGTATACATTCCGGGGCAGGGCGGTTGTTTGCGCTGTGGCATGTCGGACACAGGCACTCCCCACCTCGCAGTCACCCGCTGGCCGGACGACGGTATTGTCGCTGTCCCGGCTTGCGGCGGTGCGTTCACGCCCTATGGCCCTGCCGAGCTTGCCTGGGCCCATGCGCTTCTCAGCGGCGAGACAATCCGCTGTTTGTTGGAGCCGCCGGGCAAGCCACATCACAAGATATGGATCGGCCAGACTGCCAACTGGGTCGCTCAAGGCGGCGAGGTCGATCCGCGCTGGTTGGATGTGATGGGTGATCCCGGCGCGGGCGGGATGATCCGTGACCGCGACTGGCCCGCGGCTGCGGATTGCCCGGTCTGCCGCAAGCTTGCCAAGGCCGCATGA
- a CDS encoding patatin-like phospholipase family protein — protein MARKTTPSAKQAYKPPFRVLCIEGGGMRGIYSASYLDALMTRYSDTRKVTHIDLGKAFQLICGTSTGAILACALAADVRMSKVIDLYRNEGPKIFPEKVPSALAKILWQFGRRAALNRAGAAALKVALTAQLKAMKLIDIWNDRGIGLAIPAVEMSRHRSWVFKTPHLENSKHRDDDYTLVDVCMATTAAPVFRSVAWLPNPKMQGGHAFVDGGLWANNPILVGLTDALELTQPGDAIEIFCLGTCPPPSGDQITPALVDRGFKEWRFGADAAAVSISAQQYAFDHIAHMMGKHTGRELSIVRFPHGDIAGAMLGHLDLDETSKASMDALVQQGQTDAYEALSACGDEKSEIGRAIDRLLRQAPESKAKRGKDV, from the coding sequence TTGGCGCGCAAAACGACGCCCTCGGCCAAACAGGCATATAAGCCTCCCTTCCGGGTCCTCTGTATTGAGGGCGGCGGCATGCGCGGCATTTACAGCGCGTCCTATCTGGACGCGTTGATGACCAGGTATTCCGATACGCGCAAGGTCACGCATATTGACCTTGGCAAAGCATTTCAGCTGATCTGCGGCACCAGCACTGGGGCGATCCTGGCTTGCGCCTTGGCGGCGGATGTCCGCATGAGCAAGGTGATCGATCTCTATCGGAACGAGGGGCCTAAAATCTTCCCGGAGAAGGTGCCTTCGGCGCTTGCCAAGATCCTTTGGCAATTCGGCAGGCGTGCGGCGTTGAACAGAGCAGGGGCGGCAGCCCTCAAGGTGGCGCTAACCGCACAACTCAAAGCGATGAAGCTGATCGACATCTGGAATGACCGCGGCATAGGGCTTGCCATCCCTGCGGTCGAGATGTCACGCCACCGATCGTGGGTCTTCAAAACCCCGCACCTTGAAAACAGCAAGCACCGCGACGACGACTACACACTTGTCGACGTCTGCATGGCGACCACGGCGGCGCCGGTGTTTCGATCGGTGGCCTGGCTGCCCAATCCCAAGATGCAGGGCGGGCATGCCTTCGTAGATGGTGGCCTTTGGGCCAACAATCCGATCCTAGTCGGACTGACCGACGCCCTTGAGCTCACACAACCCGGTGATGCCATTGAAATCTTTTGCCTAGGAACCTGTCCGCCGCCTTCCGGCGATCAGATCACGCCGGCTCTGGTTGATCGGGGCTTCAAGGAGTGGCGCTTTGGCGCGGACGCGGCTGCGGTCAGCATCAGCGCGCAACAATACGCCTTCGACCATATCGCCCATATGATGGGCAAACATACCGGCCGTGAGCTGTCGATCGTCCGCTTCCCGCATGGCGACATTGCAGGGGCGATGCTGGGCCATCTTGACCTGGATGAGACCTCCAAGGCATCGATGGATGCCTTGGTTCAACAGGGCCAGACCGATGCCTATGAGGCGCTAAGCGCCTGCGGAGACGAAAAATCTGAAATCGGTCGAGCAATCGACAGGCTTCTGCGCCAAGCGCCGGAGAGCAAAGCCAAGCGAGGGAAAGATGTTTGA